In Streptomyces sp. NBC_00569, a single genomic region encodes these proteins:
- the rplA gene encoding 50S ribosomal protein L1, which yields MKRSKTLRAADAKIDRDKLYAPLEAVRIAKETSATKFDGTVEVAFRLGVDPRKADQMVRGTVNLPHGTGKTARVLVFATGDRAAAAEAAGADIVGSDELIDEISKGNRLNEFDAVVATPDLMGKVGRLGRVLGPRGLMPNPKTGTVTPDVVKAVNEIKGGKIEFRVDKHSNLHFIIGKVSFDDTQLVENYGAALDEILRLKPSAAKGRYIKKAAIATTMGPGVPVDPNRTRNLLTEEDPAAV from the coding sequence GTGAAGCGCAGCAAGACTCTCCGCGCTGCGGACGCGAAGATCGACCGGGACAAGCTCTACGCCCCGCTCGAGGCCGTCCGTATCGCCAAGGAGACCTCCGCGACGAAGTTCGACGGCACCGTCGAGGTCGCCTTCCGTCTGGGTGTCGACCCGCGCAAGGCCGACCAGATGGTCCGTGGCACCGTGAACCTCCCGCACGGCACCGGCAAGACCGCCCGGGTCCTGGTCTTCGCGACCGGTGACCGTGCTGCGGCCGCGGAAGCCGCGGGCGCCGACATCGTCGGCTCCGACGAGCTCATCGACGAGATCTCCAAGGGCAACCGCCTCAACGAGTTCGACGCCGTTGTCGCCACCCCGGACCTCATGGGCAAGGTCGGCCGCCTCGGCCGCGTGCTCGGTCCCCGTGGCCTCATGCCGAACCCGAAGACCGGCACCGTGACCCCGGACGTGGTCAAGGCCGTGAACGAGATCAAGGGTGGCAAGATCGAGTTCCGCGTCGACAAGCACTCGAACCTCCACTTCATCATCGGCAAGGTGTCCTTCGACGACACCCAGCTGGTGGAGAACTACGGCGCGGCCCTGGACGAGATCCTTCGTCTGAAGCCGTCCGCCGCCAAGGGTCGCTACATCAAGAAGGCCGCCATCGCCACCACGATGGGCCCCGGCGTTCCGGTCGACCCGAACCGCACCCGCAACCTCCTCACCGAGGAGGACCCGGCTGCGGTCTGA
- the rplK gene encoding 50S ribosomal protein L11 has translation MPPKKKKVTGLIKLQIQAGAANPAPPVGPALGQHGVNIMEFCKAYNAATESQRGWVIPVEITVYEDRSFTFITKTPPAAKMILKAAGIEKGSGEPHKTKVAKITDAQVREIATTKMADLNANDLDAAAKIIAGTARSMGVTVEG, from the coding sequence ATGCCTCCCAAGAAGAAGAAGGTCACGGGGCTTATCAAGCTCCAGATCCAGGCCGGTGCCGCCAACCCGGCCCCGCCGGTTGGTCCCGCGCTGGGCCAGCACGGCGTCAACATCATGGAGTTCTGCAAGGCCTACAACGCCGCGACCGAGTCGCAGCGTGGCTGGGTCATCCCGGTGGAGATCACGGTCTACGAAGACCGCTCCTTCACCTTCATCACCAAGACGCCCCCGGCCGCCAAGATGATCCTCAAGGCCGCGGGTATCGAGAAGGGCTCCGGCGAGCCTCACAAGACCAAGGTCGCGAAGATCACCGACGCGCAGGTCCGCGAGATCGCCACCACCAAGATGGCCGACCTGAACGCCAACGACCTGGACGCCGCCGCGAAGATCATCGCCGGTACCGCGCGTTCCATGGGCGTCACGGTCGAGGGCTGA